A genome region from Panicum virgatum strain AP13 chromosome 4K, P.virgatum_v5, whole genome shotgun sequence includes the following:
- the LOC120704751 gene encoding GDSL esterase/lipase At5g45910-like, which produces MAGWACAVLAALLPLLAAGAAEAPGRYRAVFSFGDSLVDAGNLITDGIPDYLATARLPYGRTYFGYPTGRCSDGRLVVDFIAQELGLPFLPPSKARNASFAQGANFAITGATALDTDFFQKRGLGKTVWNSGSLFTQIQWLRDLKPSLCNSAQECKEFFGMCLFIVGEFGGNDYNAPLFAGKDLKEAYKLMPHVIQGISDGIEQLIAEGAKDLIVPGVMPSGCFPVYLTMYADPKEEHGSRTGCLKRFNTFSWVHNAMLKRALEKLRAKHPGVRVVYGDYFTPIIQFILQPEKFGFYKQLPRACCGAPGRGPYNFNLTAKCGEPGASACADPKTHWSWDGIHLTEAAYGHIARGWLHGPFGDEPIVQSS; this is translated from the exons ATGGCGGGGTGGGCCTGCGCGGTTCTTGCGGCGCTGCTGCCGCTTctcgcggcgggggcggcggaggccccCGGGAGGTACCGCGCGGTGTTCAGCTTCGGGGACTCGCTGGTGGACGCCGGCAACCTCATCACCGACGGCATCCCGGACTACCTCGCCACCGCGCGCCTGCCCTACGGCCGGACCTACTTCGGCTACCCCACCGGGCGGTGCTCCGACGGCCGCCTCGTCGTCGATTTCATCG CGCAAGAGCTCGGCCTCCCGTTCCTGCCGCCTTCCAAGGCCAGGAACGCCAGCTTCGCGCAGGGCGCCAACTTCGCCATCACCGGCGCCACCGCGCTCGACACCGACTTCTTCCAGAAGCGCGGGCTCGGCAAGACCGTCTGGAACTCCGGCTCCCTCTTCACCCAAATCCAGTGGCTGCGTGACCTCAAGCCCTCGCTCTGCAACTCCGCCCAAG AATGCAAGGAGTTCTTCGGCATGTGCTTGTTCATCGTGGGTGAATTTGGCGGAAATGACTACAACGCGCCCCTGTTCGCCGGCAAGGACCTCAAGGAGGCCTACAAGCTGATGCCCCATGTGATTCAGGGCATCTCCGACGGAATTGAA CAATTGATTGCTGAAGGGgcaaaggatttgattgtgcctGGAGTGATGCCATCGGGGTGCTTTCCAGTGTACCTGACCATGTACGCTGACCCAAAGGAAGAGCATGGCTCACGCACGGGCTGCCTCAAACGATTCAACACATTCTCGTGGGTGCACAATGCGATGCTCAAGCGCGCTCTGGAAAAGCTCCGTGCGAAGCATCCTGGAGTGAGGGTCGTGTATGGTGATTACTTCACGCCAATCATCCAGTTCATACTTCAGCCAGAGAAGTTTG GGTTTTACAAACAACTGCCAAGAGCATGCTGTGGTGCTCCCGGTAGGGGTCCTTACAACTTCAATCTAACAGCAAAATGCGGTGAGCCTGGTGCCTCAGCATGTGCCGATCCTAAGACACACTGGAGCTGGGATGGTATCCACTTGACAGAGGCGGCATATGGACATATCGCCAGAGGTTGGCTGCATGGACCGTTTGGAGATGAACCTATCGTGCAGTCGTCCTGA